The following coding sequences lie in one Thalassoglobus polymorphus genomic window:
- a CDS encoding PTS sugar transporter subunit IIA, whose amino-acid sequence MRVLQKTFSNADACLLDLDATSIDSVFEQTVQHLVDQKMVAPGAYDEIVSELSHREEASSTAIGHAVGVPHCYLDSMIEQIVVFVRLKHPLNMGAPDRIATRYLFFLLGPTSAIPGHLDTLALIARLMSDDEFRYDLGEAKEYQSLLYAFERAVQRSKPSLPIATSNKDDGLEYTGKIPGGLIQDVKRRLPNYWSDFTDGLHPKAVASTLFLFFACLAPTVTFGGVMSIETNGDIGAVEMIVATAMCGVIYALFSAQPLNILGGTGPLLVFTAILYNLCRDMQIDFLPAYAWVGIWTALMTILLAVIDASFLMRYFTRFTNEIFSALISVIYIYNAIKALIIIFKDLDAHQHHDTALLSLLLALGTFYIAITLQGSRRSRYMLPWMREFLADFGPTIALAVMTLVAFRLHEVDLPVLPAPDQLGTTSGRAWFVDPFAAPVWVRWAALAPAVLAAILIYVDQNITARLVNCADHQLKKGGGYHLDLALVGGMVGLCSMFGLPWVVAATVRSLNHVRSLATTEEVVTRSGDRRDRILRVRETRVTGLAIHLLIGASLLLLPLLKTVPMAVLYGLFLFMGFVSIRGNQFFERISLWLMEPSLYPATHFIRRVPLWSVHAYTAIQLVCLIVLWTVKESSLGLLFPLFLALLVPLRFSLSYFFRQPYLAVLDADSVPED is encoded by the coding sequence GGGGGCGTATGACGAGATCGTCTCTGAACTCAGTCACCGAGAAGAGGCTTCATCGACAGCCATCGGTCATGCAGTCGGAGTTCCACACTGCTATCTCGATTCGATGATCGAGCAAATCGTGGTCTTCGTACGCCTCAAGCACCCACTCAACATGGGTGCTCCCGACCGAATTGCTACTCGATATCTTTTCTTCCTGCTCGGGCCAACATCTGCAATCCCCGGGCACCTGGACACTCTGGCACTCATCGCCAGACTGATGTCGGATGATGAATTTCGATACGACCTGGGCGAAGCGAAAGAGTATCAATCTTTGCTCTACGCTTTTGAAAGAGCCGTCCAACGTTCGAAACCGTCTCTGCCAATCGCAACGTCAAACAAAGATGACGGACTCGAATACACTGGAAAAATCCCTGGCGGACTGATTCAGGATGTGAAACGTCGACTCCCCAATTATTGGAGCGACTTTACCGACGGCCTGCACCCCAAAGCTGTTGCGTCAACACTGTTCCTCTTTTTTGCTTGCCTTGCTCCCACCGTCACTTTTGGCGGGGTGATGTCCATCGAAACAAATGGCGACATTGGTGCCGTCGAGATGATCGTGGCGACTGCAATGTGCGGGGTGATTTATGCTCTCTTTTCGGCTCAACCTCTCAATATTTTAGGGGGAACCGGTCCACTTCTGGTCTTCACGGCGATTCTCTACAACTTATGCCGCGACATGCAAATTGATTTTCTGCCCGCGTATGCCTGGGTCGGAATCTGGACGGCATTGATGACGATTCTTCTGGCAGTGATCGACGCCAGCTTTTTAATGCGGTACTTCACCCGCTTTACGAATGAGATTTTCTCCGCGCTCATTTCAGTCATATACATTTACAATGCCATCAAAGCGTTGATCATCATCTTCAAGGATCTTGATGCCCATCAACATCATGATACTGCTTTGCTTTCACTCCTTCTGGCTCTCGGTACGTTTTACATTGCGATCACACTTCAAGGGTCGCGTCGCAGCCGTTACATGCTTCCCTGGATGAGAGAGTTTCTTGCAGACTTCGGGCCCACGATCGCACTGGCAGTGATGACACTCGTAGCCTTTCGATTGCATGAAGTCGACCTCCCCGTGTTGCCTGCCCCAGACCAGCTCGGAACAACTTCGGGACGGGCGTGGTTCGTCGATCCCTTTGCAGCTCCAGTGTGGGTTCGCTGGGCTGCGTTGGCTCCTGCGGTATTAGCTGCGATTCTGATTTACGTCGACCAGAATATCACTGCCCGGTTAGTGAATTGTGCTGACCATCAGCTGAAGAAAGGAGGCGGGTACCACCTGGACTTAGCGCTCGTCGGTGGCATGGTCGGATTATGTTCCATGTTTGGCTTACCGTGGGTTGTCGCTGCGACGGTTCGCTCACTCAATCATGTCCGCAGCCTTGCGACAACAGAAGAAGTCGTCACCAGAAGCGGAGACCGGAGAGATCGCATCCTGAGAGTTCGTGAGACCCGTGTCACCGGTTTGGCAATCCACTTGCTGATCGGTGCGTCGCTGCTGTTACTGCCGTTACTGAAAACTGTTCCGATGGCGGTCTTATACGGTCTCTTTCTGTTCATGGGTTTCGTCTCCATTCGAGGAAATCAGTTCTTCGAACGGATTAGCTTATGGCTGATGGAACCATCGTTGTACCCCGCGACACACTTCATTCGCCGCGTTCCGTTATGGAGCGTTCACGCATACACAGCCATTCAACTGGTCTGTCTAATTGTGTTGTGGACGGTGAAAGAGAGCTCGCTCGGGTTACTGTTTCCGTTATTCCTGGCGCTGCTTGTTCCATTACGATTCAGCCTTTCATATTTTTTTCGACAGCCATACCTCGCAGTTCTCGATGCTGACTCAGTCCCGGAAGACTGA
- a CDS encoding DUF1552 domain-containing protein codes for MNQQHRKISRRILLQGTGVAMALPWMESLQVWGESTPKLDQNGEFPKRFAALFMACGINAKHWWAKGSGAEMELGKTLSPMEPHKQKMNFISGLFNKNATGVGIHPGQTGNILSGASLQKGAELRGGISVDQLLANRLGEQTSQPSLVLGCEQPITGYHETNFSMAYSSHISWQNATSPVPMEVYPSLAFDSLFENHGQRRNKSVLDRVKAEAASLSRRASFEDKTKLDEYLTSVREVEKRIERIRKDQDKATDRAKNKGESLVTMKRPDNGLPEDIREHMKLMCDIVALAFQTDKTRIASLLLCRDISGLFYPFLDVRKAHHSGSHDDLSDDWEKVSRFYCSQLAYLAGRLDSMPEGDGTVLDHSCLLFINNMWSGSRHDSTKLPMLTVGGLGGTLDTGRVLDYSDKDDGDRKLCSFYLSLMNRMGIEETEFGDAQTQLAGL; via the coding sequence ATGAATCAGCAACATCGAAAAATTTCGCGACGGATTTTGTTACAAGGGACGGGAGTCGCGATGGCACTCCCGTGGATGGAGTCGTTGCAAGTCTGGGGAGAATCGACTCCAAAGCTGGACCAGAATGGTGAATTCCCGAAACGATTTGCCGCACTGTTCATGGCTTGTGGAATTAACGCAAAGCACTGGTGGGCGAAAGGCTCCGGCGCGGAGATGGAGCTGGGAAAAACTCTCTCTCCGATGGAGCCGCATAAGCAGAAGATGAATTTCATCTCCGGCCTCTTCAACAAGAATGCCACCGGTGTCGGTATTCATCCGGGGCAAACCGGCAACATTCTTTCTGGCGCCTCGCTTCAAAAGGGAGCGGAACTTCGAGGCGGAATCAGCGTTGATCAGTTACTCGCCAATCGCCTTGGTGAGCAAACTTCGCAACCAAGTTTAGTCCTCGGCTGCGAACAACCGATCACCGGTTATCACGAGACAAACTTCTCGATGGCGTACAGTTCACATATCTCCTGGCAAAATGCGACTTCGCCAGTCCCGATGGAAGTTTACCCCTCGCTCGCCTTCGACAGTCTGTTCGAGAACCACGGTCAACGCCGAAACAAAAGTGTCCTTGACCGAGTTAAAGCAGAAGCTGCCAGCCTGAGCCGTCGAGCCAGTTTTGAAGACAAAACGAAGCTCGATGAGTATTTAACCAGTGTTCGAGAAGTTGAGAAGCGAATCGAACGTATCCGTAAAGATCAAGATAAAGCAACCGACCGAGCAAAGAATAAAGGGGAATCGCTAGTAACAATGAAACGTCCCGATAACGGACTTCCGGAAGACATCCGCGAACACATGAAGTTGATGTGTGATATCGTTGCTCTGGCATTTCAAACTGATAAAACGCGAATTGCTTCGCTGCTTCTTTGTCGTGACATCTCAGGCCTGTTCTATCCGTTCCTGGATGTTCGAAAAGCCCATCACTCTGGATCTCACGACGATCTCTCTGACGATTGGGAAAAAGTCTCTCGTTTCTATTGCAGCCAACTTGCCTACCTTGCTGGCCGACTCGATTCGATGCCTGAAGGGGATGGGACTGTCCTTGACCACAGTTGCCTGTTATTCATTAACAACATGTGGTCCGGATCAAGACACGATTCCACAAAGCTTCCGATGCTCACTGTCGGTGGACTCGGCGGGACCCTCGATACCGGACGCGTCCTCGACTACAGCGACAAAGATGACGGTGACCGAAAGCTGTGCAGTTTCTACTTGTCGCTAATGAATCGAATGGGAATTGAAGAAACAGAATTTGGCGATGCCCAAACACAACTTGCAGGTCTGTGA
- a CDS encoding DUF1592 domain-containing protein yields MSALSFDFSSIPLSRSLLIVFAGLFCAQLSLADEEQTRVALHKKFDEKVAPYLKSFCMDCHGADLQEAKLDLSLFKSTQDVSSAHGLWEIVLTRLEAGEMPPEDSEPAPSQEQTKEIVDWIHALRTFDASQNAGDPGVVLARRLSNSEYNNSIRDITSVDIQPTRSFPVDPANEAGFDNSGESLAMSPALLKKYLEAAREVSEHLVLSPSGLSFAPHPVITDTDRDKYCVKRIISFYNSQATDLADYFFVCWQYKFQQQAGSSIEDFARQSGLSPKYAKTLWNRLNIEEEIGPVATLQKKFHAIPQNAEEKDARAECLTIRDDITHIRSQLVFKFDNLEIREVHKGAQPFVLWKNEQYATHRRKLNENALFQEGETIPKGTPKELILPSDPERKQQHLEKLKEFCSLFPDAFYISERGRDYLGVPKAKQEKGRLLSAGFHSMMGYFRDDSPLYELMLSEQQQQELDSLWQELDFVAFAPKRQYEGFLWFERTDSRYMREPQFDFARPENKASASEAMIQKLSEVYLEKAIRNGGTEVPLKAIEDYFENINRQIRWVESERIKSEPAHLNDLLVFANHAWRRKLSDSERAELTQFYQMLREEEDLSHEDAVRDTLVSILMSPHFLFRMDMASTGEGTRPLTGTELASRLSYFLWSSTPDEKLIEAFTGSVGPHENSKIISQQVRRMLKDEKIEGLAYEFFANWLDIRRFEEHNSVDRNRYPEFTNELRAAMFEEPIHLFLSLIKNDGSLLELLDSQSTFVNPVLAKHYGMDDLEFQGDEWTFLPDATKYGRGGLLSMSVFLTKNSPGLRTSPVKRGNWVVSRLLGERVPPPPPNIPELPEDESQLENVSLRELLAKHRDNKSCASCHDKIDSIGLAFEGFGPVGEKREQDFNGRTVELEVVYPNGFKGEGVNGLHQYLTQYRQQEFIENFCRKLLTFALGRRLTLSDEGLIVKMQEQLKTNDYRLAPVIETIVTSPQFLTKHGGEFLVREP; encoded by the coding sequence ATGTCTGCACTCTCATTCGACTTTTCTTCAATTCCACTCTCCCGGTCACTGCTGATCGTCTTTGCAGGACTGTTTTGTGCTCAACTCTCCCTCGCTGATGAAGAACAGACTCGCGTCGCTTTGCACAAAAAATTCGACGAAAAAGTTGCCCCCTACCTGAAGTCGTTCTGCATGGATTGCCATGGAGCGGATCTCCAGGAAGCCAAGCTTGACTTGAGCCTCTTCAAGTCCACGCAAGATGTTTCGAGCGCTCACGGACTTTGGGAAATCGTTTTGACACGACTCGAAGCAGGCGAAATGCCCCCCGAGGATTCAGAGCCCGCTCCTTCACAAGAACAAACAAAAGAAATCGTTGACTGGATTCACGCTCTCCGCACATTCGACGCGAGTCAAAACGCCGGAGACCCCGGAGTTGTTTTGGCCCGCCGATTAAGCAACTCGGAGTACAATAATTCTATTCGCGACATTACGAGTGTCGACATTCAACCGACACGATCCTTTCCAGTCGACCCTGCAAATGAAGCCGGGTTCGACAATTCTGGTGAGTCGTTGGCGATGTCGCCTGCACTTCTGAAAAAATACCTGGAAGCAGCTCGGGAAGTTTCTGAGCATTTAGTCCTGAGCCCATCAGGGCTCAGCTTCGCCCCGCATCCAGTCATTACGGATACAGATCGTGATAAATATTGTGTGAAGCGAATTATTTCATTTTACAATTCACAAGCGACAGACCTCGCGGACTATTTCTTCGTTTGCTGGCAATACAAGTTCCAGCAACAAGCCGGAAGTTCCATCGAAGATTTCGCAAGACAGTCCGGCCTCAGCCCCAAGTATGCAAAAACTCTTTGGAACCGATTAAATATCGAAGAGGAAATCGGCCCCGTCGCAACACTTCAGAAAAAGTTCCATGCGATCCCACAGAACGCTGAGGAAAAAGATGCACGTGCTGAATGTCTAACCATCCGTGACGACATTACTCACATCCGTTCGCAACTGGTTTTCAAATTCGACAACCTCGAAATTCGTGAAGTCCATAAAGGGGCACAGCCATTTGTGCTTTGGAAGAACGAGCAATATGCCACTCACAGAAGAAAATTAAACGAGAACGCACTGTTTCAAGAAGGTGAGACGATCCCGAAAGGGACACCAAAAGAGCTCATCTTGCCGAGCGATCCCGAACGGAAACAGCAACATCTCGAAAAACTGAAAGAGTTCTGTTCTCTCTTTCCGGATGCGTTTTATATTTCTGAACGTGGCCGAGATTACTTGGGGGTCCCTAAAGCCAAACAGGAAAAAGGCCGCCTACTCAGTGCCGGTTTCCATAGCATGATGGGATATTTTCGCGATGACTCCCCGCTCTATGAGTTGATGTTGAGCGAGCAGCAGCAACAGGAATTAGACAGCCTCTGGCAAGAACTCGATTTTGTTGCATTTGCTCCGAAACGACAATACGAGGGATTTCTCTGGTTCGAGCGTACCGACTCTCGTTACATGAGAGAGCCACAATTCGACTTCGCTCGTCCAGAGAACAAGGCCTCCGCATCCGAGGCAATGATTCAAAAACTGTCGGAAGTCTACCTGGAGAAAGCGATAAGGAACGGAGGCACCGAAGTTCCGCTCAAGGCAATTGAAGATTATTTCGAGAACATTAATCGGCAAATTCGCTGGGTCGAATCTGAACGAATCAAGTCTGAACCGGCACACCTGAATGATCTGCTTGTTTTTGCCAACCATGCGTGGCGACGTAAGCTTTCAGATTCAGAAAGAGCCGAGCTGACGCAGTTTTATCAGATGCTTCGCGAAGAGGAAGACCTCTCGCACGAAGATGCCGTCCGTGACACATTAGTTTCAATCCTGATGTCCCCACACTTTCTTTTCCGCATGGATATGGCAAGTACCGGCGAGGGGACACGCCCATTAACAGGAACCGAACTCGCCAGTCGCCTCAGTTACTTTCTCTGGTCATCGACACCAGATGAAAAACTCATCGAGGCATTTACCGGCAGTGTCGGCCCACATGAGAATTCGAAGATCATTTCTCAACAAGTTCGACGCATGTTGAAGGATGAGAAGATCGAAGGTCTTGCTTATGAATTCTTCGCGAATTGGCTCGACATTCGCCGGTTTGAAGAACACAACAGCGTCGACCGGAATCGTTATCCGGAATTTACAAACGAACTCCGGGCTGCCATGTTCGAAGAACCGATTCACCTGTTTCTCTCCTTAATCAAAAACGACGGTTCGCTGTTAGAACTGCTCGATTCACAATCAACTTTTGTGAATCCGGTGCTGGCAAAACATTACGGAATGGATGACCTGGAATTTCAGGGAGACGAGTGGACTTTCCTGCCGGATGCAACGAAGTATGGTCGCGGTGGCCTGTTATCGATGTCCGTTTTTCTCACAAAGAACTCCCCCGGTCTCAGAACTAGCCCCGTTAAACGTGGCAACTGGGTGGTCAGCCGACTTCTTGGAGAACGCGTTCCGCCACCTCCACCAAACATTCCCGAACTCCCGGAAGACGAAAGCCAACTCGAAAACGTCTCACTCCGTGAATTACTCGCCAAACATCGAGACAACAAAAGCTGTGCCAGTTGTCACGACAAAATCGACTCCATCGGCCTCGCTTTCGAAGGATTCGGGCCTGTCGGTGAAAAACGCGAACAAGACTTCAATGGCCGAACCGTCGAGTTGGAAGTCGTCTACCCCAACGGGTTCAAAGGGGAGGGCGTGAATGGGCTGCATCAGTATTTAACTCAGTATCGGCAGCAAGAGTTCATTGAGAATTTTTGCCGAAAGCTGCTCACCTTCGCTCTTGGGAGAAGACTCACCTTGTCGGATGAAGGCCTGATTGTGAAAATGCAAGAACAGCTCAAAACGAATGACTACCGGCTTGCTCCGGTCATCGAAACAATTGTTACCAGCCCACAGTTCCTAACCAAACATGGTGGAGAGTTCCTCGTTCGAGAGCCGTAA